The nucleotide window CCGGGTCATGGTGTTCACCAATCGCCCGCACGAGTTTCTCAGGAATTTTCCATTCCCGCGCAATCGCCGCCCCGACAATTGCGTGATCTGTTCCGGTAATCTCTTTTTCCGCCTCGATATAAGTAAGCCCCTCTTCCATTCTCCGTACAATCGCCTCTTTTAAATTTTCCATACCCAGGTGTCTGCCAAGGATTAATTTCCCAAAATCATGCATCATTGCGGCGGTGAACGCTGCCGAAGGAATCGTTACCGAGGTTACTTTGGGGATGGTTTCCGCCGCCAATGCCGCTGCGACACTATGCTCCCAAAGCTCATTTTCCGCCAATTGATATCCCGAGTTATTTTTTTTCATGGGTTGCATCAAATGATAACCAATCGCCAATTTCAGAATATTTTCCGAACCCAGGCGTATGACCGCATTGCGCACCTCATCAATGGGTGTGCGCGACTGGCTCCAGGCCGAATTGGCCCACCGCAAAACATTGGCGGTCAAGGCCGGATCAAATTTTATGACACCCACAAAATCACCGGTGCTCGAATCCGGATCGGAAACAATCCCCGCAAGCCGCACCACGGATAATGGCAAAGGAGACAAATTTTTTATTTCCGAAAGCTTGATCGGTCCCAGCATGATAACCTCTTTAGTTTTCACTTACCCGGCTTTGTCCGGATCCAACATCAAGATAAATGGCGCGCGATCGATTCCCGCCTACAATGTGCTGCTGAATGAAAATTCCGTTTGTGTGCAGAATTTCAGAAACGCTTCGGATATTTTCCCTGCCAACAGAAAAAACTATCTTCCCCGTCGGGATCAAATCCGCCCCACCTGCAATACAGGCCTTGAGATGAATACGGTTTGCCCCTTGTTCCAGAAATGCTTGAATAAACAGCGGAATACCTGTGTTGGCGAACATCAGTGGTTTCTTCTGTGCCATCCCGGGATAAACACTTGAATTTGGCAACATCATATAGTACAGGCCGCTGATTTTCGAAATCGGATCGTGGACTGCCAGACCTACGCCTGTTCCGACATCGCGTGCAACCAATGTGTCGGTTAAATTTTTTGATAGCTTCATATTTGAGAGAGAAACAGTAACATGCATTGTTTCAGGGTCCTTTATAAAAAAATAGATTCGTCTCTATTCAGTATCGACCTGAACTCGATTTTCATAAGTGGAATCACAGCTAAGTGAGTGGGATTTTTCATAAAACCCGGCACCCGGCATTCGCCCCCGCATACGCGGGGCAAGCTGGGCAAGTCCGCCGGGCAAGTACGCCGGATAAGTACGCCGGCAGGCTGCCCATTGTGTTCGCGCCGGCACGATAATTTCAAAAAATCCGGCAACACTGGGGCAGATATTCTACAAAAACAACGGATTTATGTGATTAATTTTCGCTTTTTTCCGGGTAGGTTACTAAAAATTTCCGCAACCGGCTTCTATCTTCCAGTTTCAAATCAATGAATTGAATCCCTTGTAAATAGGTGCTGTTTGTAATGCTTTTATTCCAAACAACTTTTGCCAAAATAAAAGTTTTTGACCTCTTGCCTGGTTGCGCTCCCTCAGAGATTGCAACCTCTCCAGGAAGAAACAAGGTCAACATGAGCATCTGGTTTTCATCCAGCTTGTCGCTTGTATACATTGCCAAGCCACCAGCGCCGATGTCTTTTGTCGTGGTTGTTTGCAGGTTTGATTGGGAAGCTTTTTTAAGACATTGATAATGGAGTTTAATCTCAATCGAAAATCTCAAAAATCGACGTCTTTCCATTTGGAATTCTGACAATTTATCTGTCATTTTAACATCCCTCATAGTTCTTTTTATTATTAACAAATTATACTACACTTTTATGTCACAGTCAATTACCCCACCCTATATTTAATAAAAAAGGACACCAAATATTTCAAACCCAGTGTCCTTTTTTTATCCCATTTATCAATGTTATATCACTATTCCGGGACATCACAACGGTCAATACCAGGGCTTCACCCCACAATCATTTGTCCAAGGTTATCTTTCGATGACGGATAATTTTACCCTCTATCATATACAGAACATCCTCTGCAATATTGGTGGCATAATCTGCAATTCTTTCTAAATTCCGGGAAACAGAAAGAAGTCGTATGAGACTCTCGGTATTTTCCGGTCCCTGCATGATTTCCTTGTGCACCTGACCATACATTTCACGATTAATTGCATCCACTTCATCATCTGCCTGACACACCTCCTTGGATGTTGTCAGGTCCATATTCACCAATGCATCAATACTCATTTTTACCATTGCTTTGGTTTTTCTCTGCATGGTATCAAAATCAAAAGGAAATGATATCGGTTTTGCCCGGCTTAAAAACGATCCGACCTCGGCAATATTGACCGCCAAATCACCAATACGCTCCAAATCATTGTTGATTTTTAAAATCGCAATAACATAGCGAAGATCAATAGCCACGGGTTGATGGAGCGCCAATATTTTCAAACACTCCTCCTCAACCTCCACTTCATTGGCATCGATCTCCTTGTCCACCTGAATAACCTCTTTAGCCAAGCGGGCATCACGTTTGCCAACGGACAAAACCGCTTTTTCCAAATTTTGTTCAACCTTAGAACAGACACAGAGTATCTTTTTTTTCAATTTCTCAACTTCATGAATCATATGCATGGTCATGGTTTGGCCTCCTTAGCCGAATCGCCCGGTAATATAATCTTCTGTTTGTTTATGCTCCGGCTGAGTAAATATTTTCTGGGTCTTATCAAATTCAATCAACTTGCCTTCATAAAAAAAAGCGGTAAAATCAGAGACCCGAGCCGCTTGCTGCATATTATGGGTTACAATCACAATCGTATATTTTTCCCGCAACGTACCAATCAAGTCCTCAATTTTAGCGGTTGAACGCGGGTCCAACGCCGAGGCCGGTTCATCCATAAGCAGGATATCCGGATTAACCGCCATCGCACGCGCAATACAGAGCCGCTGCTGTTGACCACCGGATAATTCAAGCGCGCTGGTCCCGAGACGGTCCTTGACCTCTTCCCATAAACCCGCCCGCATCAAACTTCGCTCAACAACCTCTTCCAATATGTGTTTATCCCTGGTCCCATGTATTTTGGGACCATAGGTTATATTCTCATAAATCGATTTGGGGAAAGGATTGGACTTTTGAAAAACCATTCCCACCCGCTTTCGCAAGTTGACCACATCCGTTTTGAAAGAATAGATGTCCTCGCCGTCAATCAGTACTTTTCCCGCGATCCGGGTATTATCGATAATATCATTCATCCGGTTGATCGTACGCAAAAAGGTCGACTTCCCGCAACCGGAAGGACCAATAAACGCGGTAACTTTCTGCGGTGCGATCTTTATATTAATATCAAAGAGCGCCTGATTACTCCCATAATAAAAGTTCATATCTGAAACTGATATTTTACTTTCCATAATAAAACTCCTTCAGTTCACCGGGCGAATACATCCAACATCCGGCATTCGCCGGACACGGTACGCCGGACAAGTAGCTTCGCCCCTACTCAACTATTACCATTTATATTTTTTCCTAAAATGAATTCTTAAAAATATGGCAATCAGGTTCATGCCCAAAACCAAGGCAATCAAGACCAAAGCTGTCCCGTATTGCAAAGGTCTTACCAGGTCCATTTGATGATGCTGGGTTGCCAAAATAAATAAATGATAAGGCAATGCCATGACCTGATCAAAAACAGAATTAGGCAAGTGCGGAAGAAAAAATGCTGCGACCGTCAATAAAATCGGGGCTGTCTCCCCGGCCGCCCTGCCCACTCCTAAAATCGAACCGGTCATCATACCCGGCAACGCATAAGGCAGCACATTTTGATGGATCGTTTGCCATTTGGTTGCACCCAAAGCCAAGCTGGCCTCACGAAATCCTTTGGGAACCGCGCGCAGTGATTCTTCACTGGAAACAATAATGGTGGGTAATATCATGCAGGCCAATGTCATACTGCCGGCTGCAATTGAGGTCCCGAATCTAAAAAAAATAACAAAAATCCCCAGCCCAAATAAACCAAAAACAATGGACGGTACGCCTGCCAATGTCGCAATCGCCAGTCGGATGATCTTTGTAAAACGTCCGTAGCTGGCATATTCGGATAAATAAATCGCAGCGCCCATGCCCAGCGGCAGGGCAACCAGCAACGCACCCGAAACCAGGTAAATCGTCCCTACAATTGCCGGCCAAATCCCTCCGCCGGTCCCACCGTCCTTGGGCGCACTGAACAAAAATTCCGGTGTGATCACAGGGATACCCTTAATAACAATATCAAAAATAATCCAACCCACCACGAAAATAACAAAATAGGTCACCAGGCGTAAGCACCAAACAACCCATTGCATCTGCTGCGGCTGATTCGTGCTCATCGCTGGTACCCTTTCAACACTTTCATGGATATAAAATTAATAAAAAAGGTCATAAACAACAGGACAATACCGACCCAAAACAGTGCCATATAATGCGTATCTCCAAATGCCACCTCGCCCATTTCTGCGGCAATGCAGGCTGTCATGGTACGGACCGACTCAAAAGGATTGACTGTTATTAAAGGCGCATTTCCCGTAACCATCAAAACCGCCATGGTCTCTCCAATCACGCGTCCCATCCCCAACATAATCGCCGCAATAATACCTGACATCGCCGCCGGTACCACCACCCGAAAAATCGTCTGAATTTTATTGGCACCCATGGCCATGGAAGCTTCCTTGTATGCTTTCGGAACGCTTTTAATGGCATCCTCTGAAATGGTAATAATCGTGGGAATGGACATCAAGGCCAACAGCAGGGCGCCGGTCAAGGCATTGAGTCCGGAACTCAAATCAAAAAGATGTTTAATCAGCGGGGACAAAACAACCAGTCCGAAAAAACCAATAACCACCGAAGGAATCCCGGCCAGCATTTCAATAAACGGTTTAACAATTTCGCGTTCCACCGGCGTGGCGATCTCTGCAATATAAATGGCCCCCAGCACACCGAATGGAATGGCAAATAAAGTGGCCAGCAAGGTCACCAACAAAGATCCGGTAATCAAAGGCAGCAATCCCCAGCGCTCTGCAATATAAGAGACCGGCTCCCAGCGCAGATCAAAAAACGCCCCAATGCCGGGATCAAGCACAAACGGCGCTGCTTCTTTAAACAAAAAAATAAAAATAAGGCCGACAATTAAAAGACTGGTTGAAGCGGCGCCAATCAAACCATATTTCATGATGCGGTCTTTCAATTCACTAGGTAGCATGCCTATCGTGTTCCCCTTCTTTCGCAACGCTGCGCATAACTGTAACGCTGCAAAGCAACCGGGCAACGGGATCATGATCCCCGTTGCCCGGTTATCGTGTCCAATTATTTAATCGCAACAAAACCAAGATCATTAACGATTTTCTGACCTTCCACACTCATCACAAAATCCAGAAACGCCTTTACCTTCCCTGTGGGTTGGCCGTTGGTATAAAGATGCAATGGCCGGTTAATCACATAGGAGCTGTCCACCACGGTTGCTTGTGAAGGATAAACACCGGCTGATTTCTCATCCGCCTTAATTTCCAACCCCTTCACTTTATCTCCCGCCTCAGCCAGATAACCCAATCCAACATATCCGATTGTGTATTTATCCTCTGAGACTGACTGCACAATCGCAGAATTAGACGGCATACGGCGGGCCCTCACTGAATAATCCATTTTTTCCAGGACTTTTTTCTGAAAAAAAGCATAGGTTCCTGAACTGGAGTCGCGGGAAAGCAGATCAATCTTCTTTTTTGTTCCACCCACCTGTTTCCATTTCTTATATTCACCAATATACATTTTCTTCAATTGCTTCATGCTGAGCGCATCCACTTTATTGGAAGGATGCACAATTACGGCAATCCCATCACGCGCAACAATGTGCTCAATGATATCAATTCCCATACCTTTGCCCCTGTCCACTTCTTTGCCTTTGATTTTACGTGATGCGCACGCAACATCAGCCGTTCCATTTAAAAGCGCGGCAATGCCGGTACCGGACCCGCCCCCGGTGACCGCAACCTCCATACTCTGATTGGCAGCCATATAGGTCTCCGCCCATTTGGTGGCCAAGTGCACCATGGTGTCCGAACCTTTGACCTGCAAACTGTCTCCGGCAATGGCTGCTGTTCCCAATCCCATAAGCATGATGCCAAATGCAATTCCCAGTAATTTTTTCATTTTAGACCCTCCATTTTATTTGTTTTTTTATTCAAGCAAAATCAAAATCCAACTCCACCCTGCTCTCTGATATTAAAACAGATGAATCGCAGGACCGGCAGATTACACAGATTACGCCGATTTTAAAAAATTTAAATCATTTGCGGTTATATTTTGTCTTTTATATCTAATCCAAAAAATCCGTAAAATCTGTGGATCACGCCTTTGTTTTCAAACTTTTATAAAATATTTTTTATTAATTTAGATAATACTTTTTTATACAGCTCTATTGTTAGATTCGTGTTAGGAATCAATTTAATTTCCATATTAATATTTAACCTTTAAATCAATCTGCAAACGATTATACTCCAGAGAAGAATAATCACCGGTGTTGGTGTCTTCATATTTATTGATAAAATATGTTGCACCGAGGGTGGTGTTGTCCCATATCGCATAGGCCGCAGCCAAAACAATACCGCTGCTGTCCATGGCCCCGCCGGCAAAGTCGGAATCAGACCAAATAAACTGGTAGCCGTTGCCATATTTTTTATACATTGCTTTCACTTGATACGACCCGGCCTTTTTAGCTTTGCCGAACTGTGCGCCAAAAGCCATGGCGGAAACATCCACTGTTTCAGGGTCGCCGCTGGTTGATCCCTGCGGAACAACCTCATCGCCGGCCGCGCCGCCGTTTTGTGCATAGTGACCGAAAAGTTTTACTTTTTGCCCGACCAATTTAGCGCCCATTTCAAAAAACGCTTCACCCACATTAATATTTCTGCCATACGTGTTATAGGCATCGGTAATGGCATTCAAACCACCGCCAACCATCAGTTTGATGCCTCCAAATTTCATTTTGACACCTGCCTGACCGCTATAGCATAAACTATCAATTTCCTTGCTTCTTTCATCCAACCAAAACCCACCCAGATTACTAAAAATTTCCACCGCCGCAATTGAATAAGAAAACTGCGCAGCCACACCTTCAGGCGTCACATCACCGTCCCACAGCAGTTGGGATTTACCGGGGTTGACCATAGGATTACTCATCTTGCCCAAAAGCGCGGTCACGATCGGGTCTTCCACACCAAAGAGCTTGCCTTCCGCATAAGCCTGGTCCAAATCAAACATCTTGTTGGCATATTCGCCGTCTAACGTTTGGTTGGTGGATTCAGTCCCCAGACCACCAGTGGCCAAACGGGCCTTCAATTTCCAGTTGTCGTTCACTTTGCCTTCCACTTTCAGGCGGAAGCGCACACGCTGCCGGTCGCGGATTTCATCATAGGTTTCAACATCCGTTCCCACAACCCGGTCCTTTTGTTTTACAATGTTCTCATGCCGGTAACGCAGATCCGCACCCAGCTTGACTTTGTCGTACCATTCACCTGCCACTGCCTGGCTTGTTGCCAGTAACATCACTCCCATTGCAATCAACATAACTTTCTTCGTCATTTCCATTCCTCCATTTTTTTTTATTTCTACACTGCTTTGAATGATTACTTCATCATGCTTTGTATCCGGGAGGCCACCTCCTGTCAGGATGATCTTCTGAAGCAGCGTTGTGGGTTCATTTCGTTGATACAGATTTACCAATCGCATGTTACGTTTTGATTAAGCAGATGTTTTTTTTGAGTTATTCAACCGCAGCCGGACCTGGTGTTGGAAATATTAAAAAAACAGCAAAAAAACTTGTACGTGTTATTAAACGAAGAAACTGCATGGGTGTGGACTGTAATTTTTTTTCAACTTTTGATTTATTGCAGCATAGGAGTGAAACAATGGCACAGGTCTCAAACGATAGTAGGGAATGGTCGCGACCATTCCCTACTATCGTTTGACCGGGTTTCGT belongs to bacterium and includes:
- a CDS encoding HDOD domain-containing protein encodes the protein MKTKEVIMLGPIKLSEIKNLSPLPLSVVRLAGIVSDPDSSTGDFVGVIKFDPALTANVLRWANSAWSQSRTPIDEVRNAVIRLGSENILKLAIGYHLMQPMKKNNSGYQLAENELWEHSVAAALAAETIPKVTSVTIPSAAFTAAMMHDFGKLILGRHLGMENLKEAIVRRMEEGLTYIEAEKEITGTDHAIVGAAIAREWKIPEKLVRAIGEHHDPDPEPELMLDAVHIANAVAKMLGKGLGIEQMNMVVSSSAAERLGLTSEKIQTLCALVNEKLEETIEHWEKS
- a CDS encoding chemotaxis protein CheD yields the protein MHVTVSLSNMKLSKNLTDTLVARDVGTGVGLAVHDPISKISGLYYMMLPNSSVYPGMAQKKPLMFANTGIPLFIQAFLEQGANRIHLKACIAGGADLIPTGKIVFSVGRENIRSVSEILHTNGIFIQQHIVGGNRSRAIYLDVGSGQSRVSEN
- a CDS encoding PilZ domain-containing protein, encoding MTDKLSEFQMERRRFLRFSIEIKLHYQCLKKASQSNLQTTTTKDIGAGGLAMYTSDKLDENQMLMLTLFLPGEVAISEGAQPGKRSKTFILAKVVWNKSITNSTYLQGIQFIDLKLEDRSRLRKFLVTYPEKSEN
- the phoU gene encoding phosphate signaling complex protein PhoU, with translation MTMHMIHEVEKLKKKILCVCSKVEQNLEKAVLSVGKRDARLAKEVIQVDKEIDANEVEVEEECLKILALHQPVAIDLRYVIAILKINNDLERIGDLAVNIAEVGSFLSRAKPISFPFDFDTMQRKTKAMVKMSIDALVNMDLTTSKEVCQADDEVDAINREMYGQVHKEIMQGPENTESLIRLLSVSRNLERIADYATNIAEDVLYMIEGKIIRHRKITLDK
- the pstB gene encoding phosphate ABC transporter ATP-binding protein PstB, whose product is MESKISVSDMNFYYGSNQALFDINIKIAPQKVTAFIGPSGCGKSTFLRTINRMNDIIDNTRIAGKVLIDGEDIYSFKTDVVNLRKRVGMVFQKSNPFPKSIYENITYGPKIHGTRDKHILEEVVERSLMRAGLWEEVKDRLGTSALELSGGQQQRLCIARAMAVNPDILLMDEPASALDPRSTAKIEDLIGTLREKYTIVIVTHNMQQAARVSDFTAFFYEGKLIEFDKTQKIFTQPEHKQTEDYITGRFG
- the pstA gene encoding phosphate ABC transporter permease PstA, which codes for MSTNQPQQMQWVVWCLRLVTYFVIFVVGWIIFDIVIKGIPVITPEFLFSAPKDGGTGGGIWPAIVGTIYLVSGALLVALPLGMGAAIYLSEYASYGRFTKIIRLAIATLAGVPSIVFGLFGLGIFVIFFRFGTSIAAGSMTLACMILPTIIVSSEESLRAVPKGFREASLALGATKWQTIHQNVLPYALPGMMTGSILGVGRAAGETAPILLTVAAFFLPHLPNSVFDQVMALPYHLFILATQHHQMDLVRPLQYGTALVLIALVLGMNLIAIFLRIHFRKKYKW
- the pstC gene encoding phosphate ABC transporter permease subunit PstC — encoded protein: MLPSELKDRIMKYGLIGAASTSLLIVGLIFIFLFKEAAPFVLDPGIGAFFDLRWEPVSYIAERWGLLPLITGSLLVTLLATLFAIPFGVLGAIYIAEIATPVEREIVKPFIEMLAGIPSVVIGFFGLVVLSPLIKHLFDLSSGLNALTGALLLALMSIPTIITISEDAIKSVPKAYKEASMAMGANKIQTIFRVVVPAAMSGIIAAIMLGMGRVIGETMAVLMVTGNAPLITVNPFESVRTMTACIAAEMGEVAFGDTHYMALFWVGIVLLFMTFFINFISMKVLKGYQR
- a CDS encoding PstS family phosphate ABC transporter substrate-binding protein, which translates into the protein MKKLLGIAFGIMLMGLGTAAIAGDSLQVKGSDTMVHLATKWAETYMAANQSMEVAVTGGGSGTGIAALLNGTADVACASRKIKGKEVDRGKGMGIDIIEHIVARDGIAVIVHPSNKVDALSMKQLKKMYIGEYKKWKQVGGTKKKIDLLSRDSSSGTYAFFQKKVLEKMDYSVRARRMPSNSAIVQSVSEDKYTIGYVGLGYLAEAGDKVKGLEIKADEKSAGVYPSQATVVDSSYVINRPLHLYTNGQPTGKVKAFLDFVMSVEGQKIVNDLGFVAIK
- a CDS encoding putative porin; this encodes MTKKVMLIAMGVMLLATSQAVAGEWYDKVKLGADLRYRHENIVKQKDRVVGTDVETYDEIRDRQRVRFRLKVEGKVNDNWKLKARLATGGLGTESTNQTLDGEYANKMFDLDQAYAEGKLFGVEDPIVTALLGKMSNPMVNPGKSQLLWDGDVTPEGVAAQFSYSIAAVEIFSNLGGFWLDERSKEIDSLCYSGQAGVKMKFGGIKLMVGGGLNAITDAYNTYGRNINVGEAFFEMGAKLVGQKVKLFGHYAQNGGAAGDEVVPQGSTSGDPETVDVSAMAFGAQFGKAKKAGSYQVKAMYKKYGNGYQFIWSDSDFAGGAMDSSGIVLAAAYAIWDNTTLGATYFINKYEDTNTGDYSSLEYNRLQIDLKVKY